One Drosophila kikkawai strain 14028-0561.14 chromosome 3L, DkikHiC1v2, whole genome shotgun sequence genomic window carries:
- the ens gene encoding ensconsin isoform X5, producing MASLGGQHENISNNPEVENTSKRPESREGSAERKASKDREEKLKYARDRQNEERQRKIEELRAQAEAAQRYREQKEEERRRRIEEIRVRDTEKRHQVEERKKAIFEAEKERREYILKKNQERDSRIEVKKRDRNSIGFAFGSSTPRLLDVPADYGLVSPSAFWGQRRSTSISNVAGASLSRRSSERELADSGAKKRASSSTDRHDEDSVDTSPMVFRSVYRRKTDLMPTIPSPRDGHYYGSRSSLSTTPARTPGRAYSMNRLDQLAQPIRRNGEHVRAILERERRERELEMLDETSSLGGGSGGRRGPSRSRRAGSAGSGSSSAAGIMSRSMTHLAGGGGQQRERGKYSLGGGISTSFRPLASGAGGQRDTTSSRSGNATPGGHYNSSSRPGSAMSTSTNVSTSGLVPRRPATAPRKPRPASIAGTGMSLDALAEINKLKKDQQKPPVKTTAASPSAQTTPKRTANLMSTSMIVTSSSTRLSSAEKKTTTPKREPLAPKAASASKALSSRTASSERISRLSKEPKTKDTSAMTRSMIVTSSSSSSSTMTTATKAAPAAQAAPATAPAPTPAPVPAAEQNGLAKEAEKKPAEVPVPAATAELPVPVAPSVSKAEKEALNSSEKTEEVARQEEQVTTLPVDSLPEALVTSVNVEEKADEGTEKETPKQPQEQAAPKKPRSKENSEVRELTPPEGGDLMTASMMAKKITTEEEAKAALAERRRLAREEAERQAELERQRLEAERLAELKAQEEEAERQRLFEEESTRLAEEQRRAEEERLRKAIEEAQQREKEEQRKLEEEEKQRLEREEAEKKAKEEAEKQRVEVAERLKREEKEREERRKRVEAIMSRTRKAGGAASTPAKDSNDKAASATSAAPADSSSSNSDSGSSNNSAGGSPSSTTDAKPAQEAVTEPPNSQAMYEQSVLDKENSLINSFSSMIIDENAKNLQQVSNGKLLVDFEGSNAAPAVANGNGHIESVNNKNDINLLQDVVAPVASQLIDLSIESQQDLHLNNNNSLLTSTAATTTLVTADSHENKDISLL from the exons ATGGCGAGTCTTGGGGGCCAACACGAAAATATTTCGAATAATCCAGAAG TGGAAAACACATCCAAGCGACCGGAGAGCCGCGAGGGCAGCGCCGAGCGAAAAG CGTCCAAAGACCGCGAGGAGAAGCTGAAATATGCACGCGACCGACAGAACGAGGAGCGACAGCGTAAGATCGAGGAGTTGCGCGCCCAGGCGGAGGCCGCCCAGCGGTACCGGGAacagaaggaggaggagcgacGGCGGCGCATCGAGGAGATACGCGTACGTGACACAGAGAAGCGCCATCAGGTGGAGGAGCGCAAGAAGGCCATCTTTGAGGCCGAGAAGGAGCGTCGCGAGTACATTCTCAAAAAGAATCAG GAACGCGATTCCCGAATAGAAGTCAAGAAGCGGGACAGAAACTCCATTGGCTTTGCCTTTGGCTCCTCGACTCCTCGTCTGCTGGATGTGCCCGCGGATTATGGCCTGGTATCGCCTAGTGCCTTTTGGGGTCAGCGGAG GTCCACATCTATATCGAACGTAGCGGGCGCCTCGCTCTCACGTCGAAGTTCAGAGCGTGAACTTGCCGACAGTGGTGCTAAGAAGcgtgcctcctcctccacggACAGACACGACG AAGATAGCGTTGACACATCACCCATGGTGTTCCGAAGCGTTTACCGCAGGAAAACGGACCTCATGCCGACAATACCCAGCCCCCGAGACGGGCATTACTACGGGTCGCGCAGCTCCCTGAGCACCACGCCGGCCAGAACCCCAG GACGGGCCTACTCGATGAACCGCCTGGACCAGCTGGCGCAGCCCATACGCCGCAATGGGGAGCATGTGCGGGCCATTCTGGAGCGGGAACGCCGCGAACGAGAACTGGAGATGCTGGACGAGACCTCCTCGCTGGGCGGCGGCAGTGGCGGGCGGAGAGGTCCGTCAAGATCCCGACGAGCTGGAAGCGCCGGTAGCGGCAGTTCCAGTGCCGCTGGAATCATGTCACGCAGCATGACCCACCTGGCCGGAGGCGGTGGCCAGCAGCGGGAACGAGGAAAGTACTCGCTGGGCGGCGGTATATCAACCAGCTTCCGGCCGCTGGCTAGCGGTGCCGGCGGGCAGCGGGACACCACCA GCTCGCGTTCGGGAAATGCCACGCCCGGCGGACACTACAACAGCAGCTCAAGGCCCGGCAGCGCCATGTCCACATCGACAAATGTGTCCACATCGGGTCTGGTGCCCAGGCGACCGGCAACGGCGCCAAGAAAACCCCGGCCCGCCAGCATCGCTGGCACTGGCATGTCTCTGGATG CCCTTGCAGAGATCAACAAACTGAAGAAGGATCAACAGAAGCCGCCCGTTAAGACGACAGCCGCCTCGCCATCCGCACAAACGACCCCGAAACGAACTGCGAACCTAATGTCCACATCCATGATTGTGACCTCCAGCTCGACGCGACTGAGCAGCGCTGAGAAGAAGACGACAACGCCGAAAAGG GAACCCTTGGCACCCAAAGCGGCATCCGCTTCCAAGGCTCTGTCAAGTCGCACGGCCAGCTCGGAGCGTATTAGCCGGCTCAGCAAGGAGCCGAAAACCAAGGATACCTCTGCAATGACCCGGTCCATGATCGtcacgagcagcagcagcagtagctcCACTATGACGACAGCCACAAAGGCGGCTCCTGCAGCTCAAGCAGCACCTGCAACTGCACCCGCTCCCACTCCAGCTCCTGTTCCAGCTGCCGAGCAGAATGGTCTGGCCAAGGAGGCTGAAAAGAAGCCAGCAGAGGTCCCAGTTCCAGCGGCTACAGCGGAACTGCCCGTTCCCGTGGCTCCCTCTGTAAGCAAGGCTGAGAAGGAGGCCCTGAACTCCTCGGAGAAGACAGAGGAAGTGGCGCGTCAGGAGGAGCAGGTTACCACCCTGCCAGTGGACTCTCTGCCCGAGGCTTTGGTTACCTCTGTTAACGTCGAAGAAAAGGCAGACGAGGGCACCGAGAAGGAGACGCCCAAACAGCCGCAGGAGCAGGCTGCACCCAAGAAGCCGCGCAGCAAGGAGAACTCCGAGGTGCGGGAACTGACGCCGCCGGAGGGCGGAGACCTGATGACCGCTTCAATGATGGCCAAGAAGATCACAACCGAGGAGGAGGCAAAGGCCGCATTGGCCGAAAGACGACGCCTGGCCCGCGAGGAGGCTGAACGACAGGCGGAATTGGAACGCCAACGACTAGAAGCAGAGCGTCTGGCCGAGCTAAAGgctcaggaggaggaggccgaGCGCCAGCGTCTGTTTGAGGAGGAATCCACCCGCCTGGCTGAAGAGCAGCGTCGCGCTGAGGAAGAGCGCCTGCGCAAGGCCATTGAG GAAGCCCAGCAGCgcgagaaggaggagcagcgcaagctcgaggaggaggagaagcagcGCTTGGAGCGCGAGGAGGCCGAGAAGAAGGCCAAGGAGGAGGCAGAGAAGCAGCGCGTGGAGGTGGCCGAGCGGCTCAAGCGTGAGGAGAAGGAGCGCGAGGAGCGTCGCAAGCGAGTGGAGGCGATTATGTCGCGTACCCGCAAGGCAGGAGGAGCTGCCAGCACCCCTGCCAAG GACTCCAACGACAAGGCAGCTAGCGCCACATCAGCAGCTCCTgcggacagcagcagcagcaatagcgacagcggcagcagcaacaactcgGCTGGAGGCTCGCCCAGCAGCACTACAGATGCCAAGCCAGCACAGGAAGCGGTCACGGAGCCGCCAAACAGCCAGGCTATGTATGAGCAATCGGTGCTAGACAAGGAGAACTCGCTCATCAACAGCTTCTCCTCGATGATCATCGATGAGAATGCCAAGAACCTGCAGCAGGTGAGCAACGGCAAGTTGCTAGTAGACTTTGAGGGCAGCAATGCGGCCCCGGCGGTGGCCAATGGCAATGGTCACATCGAGAGTGTCAACAACAAGAA CGACATCAATCTGCTGCAGGATGTGGTTGCTCCAGTTGCCAGCCAACTGATCGATCTGAGCATCGAGTCACAACAAGATCTGCAcctgaacaacaacaacagcttgctGACGAGCACAGCGGCAACCACCACGCTAGTCACTGCTGATAGTCACGAGAATAAGG ATATATCTTTGCTGTGA
- the ens gene encoding ensconsin isoform X6 translates to MASLGGQHENISNNPEVENTSKRPESREGSAERKASKDREEKLKYARDRQNEERQRKIEELRAQAEAAQRYREQKEEERRRRIEEIRVRDTEKRHQVEERKKAIFEAEKERREYILKKNQERDSRIEVKKRDRNSIGFAFGSSTPRLLDVPADYGLVSPSAFWGQRRSTSISNVAGASLSRRSSERELADSGAKKRASSSTDRHDEDSVDTSPMVFRSVYRRKTDLMPTIPSPRDGHYYGSRSSLSTTPARTPGRAYSMNRLDQLAQPIRRNGEHVRAILERERRERELEMLDETSSLGGGSGGRRGPSRSRRAGSAGSGSSSAAGIMSRSMTHLAGGGGQQRERGKYSLGGGISTSFRPLASGAGGQRDTTSSRSGNATPGGHYNSSSRPGSAMSTSTNVSTSGLVPRRPATAPRKPRPASIAGTGMSLDEINKLKKDQQKPPVKTTAASPSAQTTPKRTANLMSTSMIVTSSSTRLSSAEKKTTTPKREPLAPKAASASKALSSRTASSERISRLSKEPKTKDTSAMTRSMIVTSSSSSSSTMTTATKAAPAAQAAPATAPAPTPAPVPAAEQNGLAKEAEKKPAEVPVPAATAELPVPVAPSVSKAEKEALNSSEKTEEVARQEEQVTTLPVDSLPEALVTSVNVEEKADEGTEKETPKQPQEQAAPKKPRSKENSEVRELTPPEGGDLMTASMMAKKITTEEEAKAALAERRRLAREEAERQAELERQRLEAERLAELKAQEEEAERQRLFEEESTRLAEEQRRAEEERLRKAIEEAQQREKEEQRKLEEEEKQRLEREEAEKKAKEEAEKQRVEVAERLKREEKEREERRKRVEAIMSRTRKAGGAASTPAKDSNDKAASATSAAPADSSSSNSDSGSSNNSAGGSPSSTTDAKPAQEAVTEPPNSQAMYEQSVLDKENSLINSFSSMIIDENAKNLQQVSNGKLLVDFEGSNAAPAVANGNGHIESVNNKNDINLLQDVVAPVASQLIDLSIESQQDLHLNNNNSLLTSTAATTTLVTADSHENKDISLL, encoded by the exons ATGGCGAGTCTTGGGGGCCAACACGAAAATATTTCGAATAATCCAGAAG TGGAAAACACATCCAAGCGACCGGAGAGCCGCGAGGGCAGCGCCGAGCGAAAAG CGTCCAAAGACCGCGAGGAGAAGCTGAAATATGCACGCGACCGACAGAACGAGGAGCGACAGCGTAAGATCGAGGAGTTGCGCGCCCAGGCGGAGGCCGCCCAGCGGTACCGGGAacagaaggaggaggagcgacGGCGGCGCATCGAGGAGATACGCGTACGTGACACAGAGAAGCGCCATCAGGTGGAGGAGCGCAAGAAGGCCATCTTTGAGGCCGAGAAGGAGCGTCGCGAGTACATTCTCAAAAAGAATCAG GAACGCGATTCCCGAATAGAAGTCAAGAAGCGGGACAGAAACTCCATTGGCTTTGCCTTTGGCTCCTCGACTCCTCGTCTGCTGGATGTGCCCGCGGATTATGGCCTGGTATCGCCTAGTGCCTTTTGGGGTCAGCGGAG GTCCACATCTATATCGAACGTAGCGGGCGCCTCGCTCTCACGTCGAAGTTCAGAGCGTGAACTTGCCGACAGTGGTGCTAAGAAGcgtgcctcctcctccacggACAGACACGACG AAGATAGCGTTGACACATCACCCATGGTGTTCCGAAGCGTTTACCGCAGGAAAACGGACCTCATGCCGACAATACCCAGCCCCCGAGACGGGCATTACTACGGGTCGCGCAGCTCCCTGAGCACCACGCCGGCCAGAACCCCAG GACGGGCCTACTCGATGAACCGCCTGGACCAGCTGGCGCAGCCCATACGCCGCAATGGGGAGCATGTGCGGGCCATTCTGGAGCGGGAACGCCGCGAACGAGAACTGGAGATGCTGGACGAGACCTCCTCGCTGGGCGGCGGCAGTGGCGGGCGGAGAGGTCCGTCAAGATCCCGACGAGCTGGAAGCGCCGGTAGCGGCAGTTCCAGTGCCGCTGGAATCATGTCACGCAGCATGACCCACCTGGCCGGAGGCGGTGGCCAGCAGCGGGAACGAGGAAAGTACTCGCTGGGCGGCGGTATATCAACCAGCTTCCGGCCGCTGGCTAGCGGTGCCGGCGGGCAGCGGGACACCACCA GCTCGCGTTCGGGAAATGCCACGCCCGGCGGACACTACAACAGCAGCTCAAGGCCCGGCAGCGCCATGTCCACATCGACAAATGTGTCCACATCGGGTCTGGTGCCCAGGCGACCGGCAACGGCGCCAAGAAAACCCCGGCCCGCCAGCATCGCTGGCACTGGCATGTCTCTGGATG AGATCAACAAACTGAAGAAGGATCAACAGAAGCCGCCCGTTAAGACGACAGCCGCCTCGCCATCCGCACAAACGACCCCGAAACGAACTGCGAACCTAATGTCCACATCCATGATTGTGACCTCCAGCTCGACGCGACTGAGCAGCGCTGAGAAGAAGACGACAACGCCGAAAAGG GAACCCTTGGCACCCAAAGCGGCATCCGCTTCCAAGGCTCTGTCAAGTCGCACGGCCAGCTCGGAGCGTATTAGCCGGCTCAGCAAGGAGCCGAAAACCAAGGATACCTCTGCAATGACCCGGTCCATGATCGtcacgagcagcagcagcagtagctcCACTATGACGACAGCCACAAAGGCGGCTCCTGCAGCTCAAGCAGCACCTGCAACTGCACCCGCTCCCACTCCAGCTCCTGTTCCAGCTGCCGAGCAGAATGGTCTGGCCAAGGAGGCTGAAAAGAAGCCAGCAGAGGTCCCAGTTCCAGCGGCTACAGCGGAACTGCCCGTTCCCGTGGCTCCCTCTGTAAGCAAGGCTGAGAAGGAGGCCCTGAACTCCTCGGAGAAGACAGAGGAAGTGGCGCGTCAGGAGGAGCAGGTTACCACCCTGCCAGTGGACTCTCTGCCCGAGGCTTTGGTTACCTCTGTTAACGTCGAAGAAAAGGCAGACGAGGGCACCGAGAAGGAGACGCCCAAACAGCCGCAGGAGCAGGCTGCACCCAAGAAGCCGCGCAGCAAGGAGAACTCCGAGGTGCGGGAACTGACGCCGCCGGAGGGCGGAGACCTGATGACCGCTTCAATGATGGCCAAGAAGATCACAACCGAGGAGGAGGCAAAGGCCGCATTGGCCGAAAGACGACGCCTGGCCCGCGAGGAGGCTGAACGACAGGCGGAATTGGAACGCCAACGACTAGAAGCAGAGCGTCTGGCCGAGCTAAAGgctcaggaggaggaggccgaGCGCCAGCGTCTGTTTGAGGAGGAATCCACCCGCCTGGCTGAAGAGCAGCGTCGCGCTGAGGAAGAGCGCCTGCGCAAGGCCATTGAG GAAGCCCAGCAGCgcgagaaggaggagcagcgcaagctcgaggaggaggagaagcagcGCTTGGAGCGCGAGGAGGCCGAGAAGAAGGCCAAGGAGGAGGCAGAGAAGCAGCGCGTGGAGGTGGCCGAGCGGCTCAAGCGTGAGGAGAAGGAGCGCGAGGAGCGTCGCAAGCGAGTGGAGGCGATTATGTCGCGTACCCGCAAGGCAGGAGGAGCTGCCAGCACCCCTGCCAAG GACTCCAACGACAAGGCAGCTAGCGCCACATCAGCAGCTCCTgcggacagcagcagcagcaatagcgacagcggcagcagcaacaactcgGCTGGAGGCTCGCCCAGCAGCACTACAGATGCCAAGCCAGCACAGGAAGCGGTCACGGAGCCGCCAAACAGCCAGGCTATGTATGAGCAATCGGTGCTAGACAAGGAGAACTCGCTCATCAACAGCTTCTCCTCGATGATCATCGATGAGAATGCCAAGAACCTGCAGCAGGTGAGCAACGGCAAGTTGCTAGTAGACTTTGAGGGCAGCAATGCGGCCCCGGCGGTGGCCAATGGCAATGGTCACATCGAGAGTGTCAACAACAAGAA CGACATCAATCTGCTGCAGGATGTGGTTGCTCCAGTTGCCAGCCAACTGATCGATCTGAGCATCGAGTCACAACAAGATCTGCAcctgaacaacaacaacagcttgctGACGAGCACAGCGGCAACCACCACGCTAGTCACTGCTGATAGTCACGAGAATAAGG ATATATCTTTGCTGTGA
- the ens gene encoding MAP7 domain-containing protein 2 isoform X4, with protein sequence MASLGGQHENISNNPEVENTSKRPESREGSAERKASKDREEKLKYARDRQNEERQRKIEELRAQAEAAQRYREQKEEERRRRIEEIRVRDTEKRHQVEERKKAIFEAEKERREYILKKNQERDSRIEVKKRDRNSIGFAFGSSTPRLLDVPADYGLVSPSAFWGQRRSTSISNVAGASLSRRSSERELADSGAKKRASSSTDRHDDHRRKSSSMYEVFNWGYSNDEPPKRFSLSIAGSEINIDGPANPPSSSSNKAAIAHRPNPTATTIITPSTTGSGHNNNYNHNSYRKEDSVDTSPMVFRSVYRRKTDLMPTIPSPRDGHYYGSRSSLSTTPARTPGRAYSMNRLDQLAQPIRRNGEHVRAILERERRERELEMLDETSSLGGGSGGRRGPSRSRRAGSAGSGSSSAAGIMSRSMTHLAGGGGQQRERGKYSLGGGISTSFRPLASGAGGQRDTTSSRSGNATPGGHYNSSSRPGSAMSTSTNVSTSGLVPRRPATAPRKPRPASIAGTGMSLDEINKLKKDQQKPPVKTTAASPSAQTTPKRTANLMSTSMIVTSSSTRLSSAEKKTTTPKREPLAPKAASASKALSSRTASSERISRLSKEPKTKDTSAMTRSMIVTSSSSSSSTMTTATKAAPAAQAAPATAPAPTPAPVPAAEQNGLAKEAEKKPAEVPVPAATAELPVPVAPSVSKAEKEALNSSEKTEEVARQEEQVTTLPVDSLPEALVTSVNVEEKADEGTEKETPKQPQEQAAPKKPRSKENSEVRELTPPEGGDLMTASMMAKKITTEEEAKAALAERRRLAREEAERQAELERQRLEAERLAELKAQEEEAERQRLFEEESTRLAEEQRRAEEERLRKAIEEAQQREKEEQRKLEEEEKQRLEREEAEKKAKEEAEKQRVEVAERLKREEKEREERRKRVEAIMSRTRKAGGAASTPAKDSNDKAASATSAAPADSSSSNSDSGSSNNSAGGSPSSTTDAKPAQEAVTEPPNSQAMYEQSVLDKENSLINSFSSMIIDENAKNLQQVSNGKLLVDFEGSNAAPAVANGNGHIESVNNKNDINLLQDVVAPVASQLIDLSIESQQDLHLNNNNSLLTSTAATTTLVTADSHENKDISLL encoded by the exons ATGGCGAGTCTTGGGGGCCAACACGAAAATATTTCGAATAATCCAGAAG TGGAAAACACATCCAAGCGACCGGAGAGCCGCGAGGGCAGCGCCGAGCGAAAAG CGTCCAAAGACCGCGAGGAGAAGCTGAAATATGCACGCGACCGACAGAACGAGGAGCGACAGCGTAAGATCGAGGAGTTGCGCGCCCAGGCGGAGGCCGCCCAGCGGTACCGGGAacagaaggaggaggagcgacGGCGGCGCATCGAGGAGATACGCGTACGTGACACAGAGAAGCGCCATCAGGTGGAGGAGCGCAAGAAGGCCATCTTTGAGGCCGAGAAGGAGCGTCGCGAGTACATTCTCAAAAAGAATCAG GAACGCGATTCCCGAATAGAAGTCAAGAAGCGGGACAGAAACTCCATTGGCTTTGCCTTTGGCTCCTCGACTCCTCGTCTGCTGGATGTGCCCGCGGATTATGGCCTGGTATCGCCTAGTGCCTTTTGGGGTCAGCGGAG GTCCACATCTATATCGAACGTAGCGGGCGCCTCGCTCTCACGTCGAAGTTCAGAGCGTGAACTTGCCGACAGTGGTGCTAAGAAGcgtgcctcctcctccacggACAGACACGACG ATCACCGACGAAAATCCTCGTCCATGTATGAGGTATTCAATTGGGGCTACTCCAATGATGAGCCACCCAAGCGCTTCTCGCTCTCGATCGCCGGCAGCGAGATAAATATCGATGGGCCGGCTAATCCGCCCAGTTCCTCCTCCAACAAAGCAGCAATAGCGCACAGACCCAATCCGACAGCTACAACAATTATCACACCAAGCACCACAGGCTcaggccacaacaacaactataaCCATAACTCGTATCGTAAGG AAGATAGCGTTGACACATCACCCATGGTGTTCCGAAGCGTTTACCGCAGGAAAACGGACCTCATGCCGACAATACCCAGCCCCCGAGACGGGCATTACTACGGGTCGCGCAGCTCCCTGAGCACCACGCCGGCCAGAACCCCAG GACGGGCCTACTCGATGAACCGCCTGGACCAGCTGGCGCAGCCCATACGCCGCAATGGGGAGCATGTGCGGGCCATTCTGGAGCGGGAACGCCGCGAACGAGAACTGGAGATGCTGGACGAGACCTCCTCGCTGGGCGGCGGCAGTGGCGGGCGGAGAGGTCCGTCAAGATCCCGACGAGCTGGAAGCGCCGGTAGCGGCAGTTCCAGTGCCGCTGGAATCATGTCACGCAGCATGACCCACCTGGCCGGAGGCGGTGGCCAGCAGCGGGAACGAGGAAAGTACTCGCTGGGCGGCGGTATATCAACCAGCTTCCGGCCGCTGGCTAGCGGTGCCGGCGGGCAGCGGGACACCACCA GCTCGCGTTCGGGAAATGCCACGCCCGGCGGACACTACAACAGCAGCTCAAGGCCCGGCAGCGCCATGTCCACATCGACAAATGTGTCCACATCGGGTCTGGTGCCCAGGCGACCGGCAACGGCGCCAAGAAAACCCCGGCCCGCCAGCATCGCTGGCACTGGCATGTCTCTGGATG AGATCAACAAACTGAAGAAGGATCAACAGAAGCCGCCCGTTAAGACGACAGCCGCCTCGCCATCCGCACAAACGACCCCGAAACGAACTGCGAACCTAATGTCCACATCCATGATTGTGACCTCCAGCTCGACGCGACTGAGCAGCGCTGAGAAGAAGACGACAACGCCGAAAAGG GAACCCTTGGCACCCAAAGCGGCATCCGCTTCCAAGGCTCTGTCAAGTCGCACGGCCAGCTCGGAGCGTATTAGCCGGCTCAGCAAGGAGCCGAAAACCAAGGATACCTCTGCAATGACCCGGTCCATGATCGtcacgagcagcagcagcagtagctcCACTATGACGACAGCCACAAAGGCGGCTCCTGCAGCTCAAGCAGCACCTGCAACTGCACCCGCTCCCACTCCAGCTCCTGTTCCAGCTGCCGAGCAGAATGGTCTGGCCAAGGAGGCTGAAAAGAAGCCAGCAGAGGTCCCAGTTCCAGCGGCTACAGCGGAACTGCCCGTTCCCGTGGCTCCCTCTGTAAGCAAGGCTGAGAAGGAGGCCCTGAACTCCTCGGAGAAGACAGAGGAAGTGGCGCGTCAGGAGGAGCAGGTTACCACCCTGCCAGTGGACTCTCTGCCCGAGGCTTTGGTTACCTCTGTTAACGTCGAAGAAAAGGCAGACGAGGGCACCGAGAAGGAGACGCCCAAACAGCCGCAGGAGCAGGCTGCACCCAAGAAGCCGCGCAGCAAGGAGAACTCCGAGGTGCGGGAACTGACGCCGCCGGAGGGCGGAGACCTGATGACCGCTTCAATGATGGCCAAGAAGATCACAACCGAGGAGGAGGCAAAGGCCGCATTGGCCGAAAGACGACGCCTGGCCCGCGAGGAGGCTGAACGACAGGCGGAATTGGAACGCCAACGACTAGAAGCAGAGCGTCTGGCCGAGCTAAAGgctcaggaggaggaggccgaGCGCCAGCGTCTGTTTGAGGAGGAATCCACCCGCCTGGCTGAAGAGCAGCGTCGCGCTGAGGAAGAGCGCCTGCGCAAGGCCATTGAG GAAGCCCAGCAGCgcgagaaggaggagcagcgcaagctcgaggaggaggagaagcagcGCTTGGAGCGCGAGGAGGCCGAGAAGAAGGCCAAGGAGGAGGCAGAGAAGCAGCGCGTGGAGGTGGCCGAGCGGCTCAAGCGTGAGGAGAAGGAGCGCGAGGAGCGTCGCAAGCGAGTGGAGGCGATTATGTCGCGTACCCGCAAGGCAGGAGGAGCTGCCAGCACCCCTGCCAAG GACTCCAACGACAAGGCAGCTAGCGCCACATCAGCAGCTCCTgcggacagcagcagcagcaatagcgacagcggcagcagcaacaactcgGCTGGAGGCTCGCCCAGCAGCACTACAGATGCCAAGCCAGCACAGGAAGCGGTCACGGAGCCGCCAAACAGCCAGGCTATGTATGAGCAATCGGTGCTAGACAAGGAGAACTCGCTCATCAACAGCTTCTCCTCGATGATCATCGATGAGAATGCCAAGAACCTGCAGCAGGTGAGCAACGGCAAGTTGCTAGTAGACTTTGAGGGCAGCAATGCGGCCCCGGCGGTGGCCAATGGCAATGGTCACATCGAGAGTGTCAACAACAAGAA CGACATCAATCTGCTGCAGGATGTGGTTGCTCCAGTTGCCAGCCAACTGATCGATCTGAGCATCGAGTCACAACAAGATCTGCAcctgaacaacaacaacagcttgctGACGAGCACAGCGGCAACCACCACGCTAGTCACTGCTGATAGTCACGAGAATAAGG ATATATCTTTGCTGTGA